Proteins encoded together in one Tripterygium wilfordii isolate XIE 37 chromosome 14, ASM1340144v1, whole genome shotgun sequence window:
- the LOC120015742 gene encoding major pollen allergen Bet v 1-M/N-like: MGVGIIVDEHVSSISVERLWKAAIVDGHNLVPKLLPNIISSIEILEGDGGVGTIKKLNFTDDVMGAQYIKDQVEVIDHEKHIFKLSIIEGGLIGIKMKSYVYEVSFTSTSEGGSLANLKIDYEPLEDAVLPSEEEINNIKLAHIAMVKAVDGYLLANPDAYA, from the exons aTGGGTGTTGGGATCATTGTGGATGAGCATGTGTCTTCAATCTCTGTCGAGAGGCTATGGAAGGCAGCCATTGTTGACGGTCACAACCTTGTCCCTAAGCTTCTTCCCAACATCATTTCAAGCATTGAAATCCTTGAAGGAGATGGAGGAGTTGGCACCATCAAGAAGTTAAACTTCACAGATG ATGTCATGGGTGCTCAGTACATTAAGGATCAAGTGGAGGTGATAGACCATGAGAAGCATATATTCAAGTTATCTATCATTGAAGGAGGCCTTATTGGTATAAAGATGAAGTCTTATGTTTATGAGGTTTCTTTTACATCAACTAGTGAGGGAGGTTCTTTGGCCAATCTGAAAATAGATTATGAACCATTAGAGGATGCTGTCCTGCCATCTGAAGAAGAGATCAACAACATCAAGCTAGCTCATATTGCAATGGTTAAGGCTGTGGATGGGTATCTCTTGGCCAACCCAGATGCTTATGCTTAA
- the LOC120015263 gene encoding WD repeat-containing protein 43 isoform X3: MHEVVVSGHQKKKRKLGCSLLVLGTGSGDIVAFDVSAGQLKWIVSDCHPGGVSAISFSTNGSCIYSAGEDGMICKIDPLTGNFLEKFKASTKAISSISVSPDGKILASAASQLKTFDCSKQKKIQKFSGHPGAVRCMQFSEDGKYILSSAVGERYVALWRADGGKKRSASYVLAMEHPAVLLDSRCSDTGLFVLAISETGVCYIWYGQNVEDLRNAKPTKVSLDHETFHLKNHKGALPAVFAAKLLGIAKPTSGHVFIAYGLPVKPLFQKLLVHSGMDVKLNVSPDGVFLPINQSLMKTKRGQGARSGVTALDRANVEDALLPLPKVFDNNEKIRRQTLSFETDELMVDAVERSGQANLADNKDGLMDVDAVIICMEERLRSLGVLSSKDDRTLNSALDSTKFRGIDLEANLTHKKMRATVLSMEPNDAYEFLGVLVSIWQSRSGSGQYVLPWIYSILVNHSHYVMAQEPITQLLNSLYKMSKSKGESVQPLLQLSGRLQLVTVQIDKAALNNAQSVGRNDQMDDNEDEDDDVDEHLYGEDDDESQLSSDDDN; the protein is encoded by the exons ATGCATGAAGTGGTTGTCTCTGGACACCAAA agaaaaaaagaaagcttggatgCTCGTTGTTAGTACTAGGAACGGGAAGTGGTGATATTGTGGCATTCGACGTGTCTGCCGGTCAATTGAAATGGATAGTTAGTGACTGCCATCCCGG TGGTGTAAGTGCTATTTCATTTTCAACAAATGGTTCTTGCATTTACTCAGCTGGTGAAGATGGGATGATTTGCAAAATTGACCCACTTACGGGAAACTTTCTAGAGAAGTTCAAAGCTTCTACAAAAGCAATATCCTCCATCTCTGTTTCACCAG ATGGGAAGATATTGGCAAGTGCAGCTTCACAATTGAAAACTTTTGACTGTTCCAAGCAGAAAAAGATACAGAAGTTTTCTGGTCATCCT GGAGCTGTACGCTGTATGCAGTTTTCTGAGGATGGTAAATACATCCTCTCTTCTGCTGTTGGTGAGAGATATGTTGCATTGTGGAGGGCAGATGGGGGCAAGAAGCGGTCAGCAAGCTATGTTCTTGCAATGGAGCACCCTGCTGTTCTCCTGGATAGCAGGTGCAGTGATACAGGTTTATTTGTTTTAGCCATCTCAGAAACAGGAGTTTGTTACATATGGTATGGACAGAATGTTGAAGACTTACGAAATGCCAAACCCACTAAAGTTTCATTAGATCATGAAACTTTTCATTTGAAAAACCACAAGGGTGCATTACCTGCAGTATTTGCTGCAAAATTACTAGGCATTGCCAAACCTACATCTGGGCATGTGTTTATTGCATATGGGTTGCCAGTGAAGCCTTTGTTTCAGAAATTGTTGGTGCATTCTGGCATGGACGTAAAGTTAAACGTTTCGCCTGATGGTGTTTTTCTTCCAATAAATCAGTCTCTTATGAAAACCAAGAGAGGGCAGGGTGCAAGAAGTGGGG TTACTGCATTAGACCGTGCGAATGTGGAGGATGCCTTACTTCCACTTCCAAAAGTTTTTGATAATAATGAGAAGATCAGACGTCAAACTTTGAGTTTTGAGACTGATGAGTTAATGGTTGATGCTGTTGAAAGAAGCGGCCAAGCGAACCTCGCTGATAATAAAG ATGGCTTGATGGATGTTGATGCTGTAATAATTTGCATGGAAGAGCGATTGAGATCATTAGGTGTACTTAGTAGCAAAGATGATAGGACACTCAACTCTGCACTTGATTCTACTAAATTTAGGGGTATCGATCTTGAAGCCAATCTGACGCACAAGAAG ATGAGAGCTACTGTTTTGTCTATGGAACCTAATGACGCCTATGAATTCCTTGGAGTATTGGTTTCCATCTGGCAATCTAG GTCTGGTAGTGGACAGTATGTTCTTCCATGGATATATAGTATATTGGTAAATCACAGTCATTATGTTATGGCTCAGGAACCAATTACCCAGCTGCTCAATTCGTTGTACAAG ATGTCCAAATCAAAAGGCGAGTCTGTTCAACCTTTATTACAATTATCAGGCCGTTTGCAACTTGTAACTGTGCAG ATTGACAAGGCTGCTCTGAACAATGCTCAAAGTGTAGGACGTAATGACCAAATGGATGATAATGAAGACGAGGATGATGACGTTGATGAACACCTTTATGGGGAAGACGATGACGAGTCCCAATTAAGTAGTGATGATGACAACTAG
- the LOC120015263 gene encoding WD repeat-containing protein 43 isoform X2, translated as MHEVVVSGHQSMIEKSNKKRKLGCSLLVLGTGSGDIVAFDVSAGQLKWIVSDCHPGGVSAISFSTNGSCIYSAGEDGMICKIDPLTGNFLEKFKASTKAISSISVSPDGKILASAASQLKTFDCSKQKKIQKFSGHPGAVRCMQFSEDGKYILSSAVGERYVALWRADGGKKRSASYVLAMEHPAVLLDSRCSDTGLFVLAISETGVCYIWYGQNVEDLRNAKPTKVSLDHETFHLKNHKGALPAVFAAKLLGIAKPTSGHVFIAYGLPVKPLFQKLLVHSGMDVKLNVSPDGVFLPINQSLMKTKRGQGARSGVTALDRANVEDALLPLPKVFDNNEKIRRQTLSFETDELMVDAVERSGQANLADNKDGLMDVDAVIICMEERLRSLGVLSSKDDRTLNSALDSTKFRGIDLEANLTHKKMRATVLSMEPNDAYEFLGVLVSIWQSRSGSGQYVLPWIYSILVNHSHYVMAQEPITQLLNSLYKMSKSKGESVQPLLQLSGRLQLVTVQIDKAALNNAQSVGRNDQMDDNEDEDDDVDEHLYGEDDDESQLSSDDDN; from the exons ATGCATGAAGTGGTTGTCTCTGGACACCAAAGTATGATAGAGAAATCAAAT aaaaaaagaaagcttggatgCTCGTTGTTAGTACTAGGAACGGGAAGTGGTGATATTGTGGCATTCGACGTGTCTGCCGGTCAATTGAAATGGATAGTTAGTGACTGCCATCCCGG TGGTGTAAGTGCTATTTCATTTTCAACAAATGGTTCTTGCATTTACTCAGCTGGTGAAGATGGGATGATTTGCAAAATTGACCCACTTACGGGAAACTTTCTAGAGAAGTTCAAAGCTTCTACAAAAGCAATATCCTCCATCTCTGTTTCACCAG ATGGGAAGATATTGGCAAGTGCAGCTTCACAATTGAAAACTTTTGACTGTTCCAAGCAGAAAAAGATACAGAAGTTTTCTGGTCATCCT GGAGCTGTACGCTGTATGCAGTTTTCTGAGGATGGTAAATACATCCTCTCTTCTGCTGTTGGTGAGAGATATGTTGCATTGTGGAGGGCAGATGGGGGCAAGAAGCGGTCAGCAAGCTATGTTCTTGCAATGGAGCACCCTGCTGTTCTCCTGGATAGCAGGTGCAGTGATACAGGTTTATTTGTTTTAGCCATCTCAGAAACAGGAGTTTGTTACATATGGTATGGACAGAATGTTGAAGACTTACGAAATGCCAAACCCACTAAAGTTTCATTAGATCATGAAACTTTTCATTTGAAAAACCACAAGGGTGCATTACCTGCAGTATTTGCTGCAAAATTACTAGGCATTGCCAAACCTACATCTGGGCATGTGTTTATTGCATATGGGTTGCCAGTGAAGCCTTTGTTTCAGAAATTGTTGGTGCATTCTGGCATGGACGTAAAGTTAAACGTTTCGCCTGATGGTGTTTTTCTTCCAATAAATCAGTCTCTTATGAAAACCAAGAGAGGGCAGGGTGCAAGAAGTGGGG TTACTGCATTAGACCGTGCGAATGTGGAGGATGCCTTACTTCCACTTCCAAAAGTTTTTGATAATAATGAGAAGATCAGACGTCAAACTTTGAGTTTTGAGACTGATGAGTTAATGGTTGATGCTGTTGAAAGAAGCGGCCAAGCGAACCTCGCTGATAATAAAG ATGGCTTGATGGATGTTGATGCTGTAATAATTTGCATGGAAGAGCGATTGAGATCATTAGGTGTACTTAGTAGCAAAGATGATAGGACACTCAACTCTGCACTTGATTCTACTAAATTTAGGGGTATCGATCTTGAAGCCAATCTGACGCACAAGAAG ATGAGAGCTACTGTTTTGTCTATGGAACCTAATGACGCCTATGAATTCCTTGGAGTATTGGTTTCCATCTGGCAATCTAG GTCTGGTAGTGGACAGTATGTTCTTCCATGGATATATAGTATATTGGTAAATCACAGTCATTATGTTATGGCTCAGGAACCAATTACCCAGCTGCTCAATTCGTTGTACAAG ATGTCCAAATCAAAAGGCGAGTCTGTTCAACCTTTATTACAATTATCAGGCCGTTTGCAACTTGTAACTGTGCAG ATTGACAAGGCTGCTCTGAACAATGCTCAAAGTGTAGGACGTAATGACCAAATGGATGATAATGAAGACGAGGATGATGACGTTGATGAACACCTTTATGGGGAAGACGATGACGAGTCCCAATTAAGTAGTGATGATGACAACTAG
- the LOC120015263 gene encoding WD repeat-containing protein 43 isoform X1, which translates to MGSSNIRDLLTSFSPALDFFAISSGDGRIKIWDTVKGQIQTEFADITSSESTDIFSKPERGHLSVDYKCMKWLSLDTKKKRKLGCSLLVLGTGSGDIVAFDVSAGQLKWIVSDCHPGGVSAISFSTNGSCIYSAGEDGMICKIDPLTGNFLEKFKASTKAISSISVSPDGKILASAASQLKTFDCSKQKKIQKFSGHPGAVRCMQFSEDGKYILSSAVGERYVALWRADGGKKRSASYVLAMEHPAVLLDSRCSDTGLFVLAISETGVCYIWYGQNVEDLRNAKPTKVSLDHETFHLKNHKGALPAVFAAKLLGIAKPTSGHVFIAYGLPVKPLFQKLLVHSGMDVKLNVSPDGVFLPINQSLMKTKRGQGARSGVTALDRANVEDALLPLPKVFDNNEKIRRQTLSFETDELMVDAVERSGQANLADNKDGLMDVDAVIICMEERLRSLGVLSSKDDRTLNSALDSTKFRGIDLEANLTHKKMRATVLSMEPNDAYEFLGVLVSIWQSRSGSGQYVLPWIYSILVNHSHYVMAQEPITQLLNSLYKMSKSKGESVQPLLQLSGRLQLVTVQIDKAALNNAQSVGRNDQMDDNEDEDDDVDEHLYGEDDDESQLSSDDDN; encoded by the exons ATGGGGTCATCGAATATCAGGGACCTCTTGACATCGTTTAGTCCTGCATTGGACTTCTTTGCTATCAGTTCTGGAGATGGTCGAATAAAG ATATGGGACACCGTGAAAGGTCAGATCCAGACTGAGTTTGCAGATATCACATCGAGTGAATCGACAGATATATTTTCTAAACCGGAACGGGGCCACCTTTCTGTTGATTACAAATGCATGAAGTGGTTGTCTCTGGACACCAAA aaaaaaagaaagcttggatgCTCGTTGTTAGTACTAGGAACGGGAAGTGGTGATATTGTGGCATTCGACGTGTCTGCCGGTCAATTGAAATGGATAGTTAGTGACTGCCATCCCGG TGGTGTAAGTGCTATTTCATTTTCAACAAATGGTTCTTGCATTTACTCAGCTGGTGAAGATGGGATGATTTGCAAAATTGACCCACTTACGGGAAACTTTCTAGAGAAGTTCAAAGCTTCTACAAAAGCAATATCCTCCATCTCTGTTTCACCAG ATGGGAAGATATTGGCAAGTGCAGCTTCACAATTGAAAACTTTTGACTGTTCCAAGCAGAAAAAGATACAGAAGTTTTCTGGTCATCCT GGAGCTGTACGCTGTATGCAGTTTTCTGAGGATGGTAAATACATCCTCTCTTCTGCTGTTGGTGAGAGATATGTTGCATTGTGGAGGGCAGATGGGGGCAAGAAGCGGTCAGCAAGCTATGTTCTTGCAATGGAGCACCCTGCTGTTCTCCTGGATAGCAGGTGCAGTGATACAGGTTTATTTGTTTTAGCCATCTCAGAAACAGGAGTTTGTTACATATGGTATGGACAGAATGTTGAAGACTTACGAAATGCCAAACCCACTAAAGTTTCATTAGATCATGAAACTTTTCATTTGAAAAACCACAAGGGTGCATTACCTGCAGTATTTGCTGCAAAATTACTAGGCATTGCCAAACCTACATCTGGGCATGTGTTTATTGCATATGGGTTGCCAGTGAAGCCTTTGTTTCAGAAATTGTTGGTGCATTCTGGCATGGACGTAAAGTTAAACGTTTCGCCTGATGGTGTTTTTCTTCCAATAAATCAGTCTCTTATGAAAACCAAGAGAGGGCAGGGTGCAAGAAGTGGGG TTACTGCATTAGACCGTGCGAATGTGGAGGATGCCTTACTTCCACTTCCAAAAGTTTTTGATAATAATGAGAAGATCAGACGTCAAACTTTGAGTTTTGAGACTGATGAGTTAATGGTTGATGCTGTTGAAAGAAGCGGCCAAGCGAACCTCGCTGATAATAAAG ATGGCTTGATGGATGTTGATGCTGTAATAATTTGCATGGAAGAGCGATTGAGATCATTAGGTGTACTTAGTAGCAAAGATGATAGGACACTCAACTCTGCACTTGATTCTACTAAATTTAGGGGTATCGATCTTGAAGCCAATCTGACGCACAAGAAG ATGAGAGCTACTGTTTTGTCTATGGAACCTAATGACGCCTATGAATTCCTTGGAGTATTGGTTTCCATCTGGCAATCTAG GTCTGGTAGTGGACAGTATGTTCTTCCATGGATATATAGTATATTGGTAAATCACAGTCATTATGTTATGGCTCAGGAACCAATTACCCAGCTGCTCAATTCGTTGTACAAG ATGTCCAAATCAAAAGGCGAGTCTGTTCAACCTTTATTACAATTATCAGGCCGTTTGCAACTTGTAACTGTGCAG ATTGACAAGGCTGCTCTGAACAATGCTCAAAGTGTAGGACGTAATGACCAAATGGATGATAATGAAGACGAGGATGATGACGTTGATGAACACCTTTATGGGGAAGACGATGACGAGTCCCAATTAAGTAGTGATGATGACAACTAG
- the LOC120015264 gene encoding proline-rich protein 2-like translates to MISDVEKPRVTEIQVRMDCNGCVQKIKRALHGINGIYDIYIDFPQQKLTIIGWADPEKILKAIRKTRKIATICSHTEPETATQPTEQPPDGGAEPIPEPEATNSPPAETPLAEAPPAAESPPPPENPPPEAAQAPSPLHIANDTNTARPTQPTGPKDVGEVHVIYHHPPPDYGYRYGYNQGYVRPWNKYPSGQGLPPAAKSPPPPENPPPEAAQAPSPLPIANDTNAAQPTHPPLDYGYRYGYCHGYVRPWNKYPSGQGLPPESSQPLHVTHSYNSYKPSPYVTEYDYTRSPPRYTYYNRRDHYNEDYHSSSNGNITSMFSDENPNACIIV, encoded by the exons ATGATTTCAGACGTAGAG AAACCTCGAGTAACGGAGATACAAGTCCGGATGGACTGTAACGGGTGCGTGCAGAAGATTAAGAGAGCACTGCATGGCATCAATG GTATCTATGATATATACATTGACTTCCCCCAACAAAAGTTGACGATCATCGGGTGGGCAGATCCAGAGAAGATACTCAAAGCCATTAGGAAAACAAGAAAGATTGCTACCATATGTTCCCACACTGAACCAGAAACCGCCACACAACCAACTGAACAACCACCTGACGGGGGTGCAGAGCCAATACCAGAACCAGAAGCAACAAACTCTCCACCAGCAGAAACTCCACTAGCTGAAGCACCTCCAGCAGCAGAGTCGCCGCCACCACCTGAGAATCCACCCCCAGAGGCAGCACAAGCACCTTCACCTTTACACATTGCTAATGACACCAATACAGCTCGACCAACACAGCCTACTGGTCCTAAGGATGTAGGGGAAGTCCATGTAATATACCACCACCCACCACCGGACTATGGCTACAGATATGGATACAATCAGGGCTATGTTAGGCCCTGGAATAAATACCCCAGTGGCCAAGGATTACCTCCAGCAGCGAAGTCACCGCCACCACCTGAGAATCCACCCCCAGAGGCAGCGCAAGCACCTTCACCTTTACCCATTGCTAATGATACCAATGCAGCTCAACCAACACACCCACCACTGGACTATGGCTACAGATACGGATACTGTCATGGCTATGTTAGGCCCTGGAATAAATACCCCAGTGGCCAAGGACTACCACCAGAATCATCACAGCCTCTCCATGTGACGCACAGCTACAACTCATACAAGCCATCACCTTATGTCACTGAATATGATTATACTAGGTCACCACCTAGATATACATACTACAATAGGAGAGACCACTACAATGAGGATTATCACAGCAGCAGCAATGGAAATATCACATCAATGTTCAGTGATGAAAATCCAAATGCCTGTATAATAGTATAG